The sequence GCCAGGCGCACGGTGCGACGTACCACGGACGCCGCGTCGGATCCTTCGGTGTCGCGTCGTGCTTCTCGTTCTATCCGGGAAAGAACCTCGGCGCGTACGGCGAAGGCGGCGCGGTCGCGACGGATGACCCGCATCTGGCCGCGCGCGTGCGCCGGCTGCGCGACCACGGGCAGACGCAGCGCTACGAGCATGCCGAGGTCGGATACAACGCGCGCATGGAGGGGATCCAGGGCGCGGTGCTCGCGGTGAAGCTGCGGCATCTCGATGACTGGAACGAGGCGCGGCGGGCATGCGCGGCCCGGTACTCGGACGCGCTCGCGGGAGTGCCGGGCCTTCGCGTCCCAGGCGTGGCTCCCGACCGGGAGCACGTCTTCCACCTCTATGTCCTCCGGACCGAGGAGCGAGACGCCCTCCGGGAGCACCTCACCGGCCTGGGGATCCAGACGGGCCTCCACTATCCCATTCCACTTCACCTTCAAGCCGCGTTCTCGAACGGGCGGGACCACACGGGGGAGTATCCGGCGGCCGAACGGTGGGCCCGGACGGGGCTCTCGCTGCCGCTATTTGCCGAATTGACAGGGGAGCAGGTAGCCGAGGTCATTCAAGGAGTGAAATCCTTCGGCCTAGTGGCTGCGCCCCAAGCGAATAACGGTTGACGAGCCCTCCCTCCGGCTGATTTAGTACCGCCGTGGCGGGTAGGTCCCCGCCCTTGGTCTCCCCGACCTGATCGGCGGCTCGGATGTCGCCGGGAGGATGGACTGAGCCAGGAAGGCATCGCGCGACACAGGAGCGAGACCGCCTCGACGGCCACGCTCGTAGCCCCCGCACCCGAGCCTCCGGTTTCCGCTTCGCACCCGGACGGCGCTGCTTCCGTTTCTCCGATTCCCGTCGTCACGCCACACGGTCGGCACGTCCTCGTGATCCTCGGCGCGATCGCGCTCGACCTCGTCGCCCTGAGCGCGGGGATCCTGCTGCCCTCGCTGCTGCGATTCACGCCGGAGGCGCTCCTCGCCTCACTCGATACCGTCGCGGGACGCGCGATGATCGTGCTCACGCCGCTCCTCTGGGTCGCCGCGCTGAGCGCGCGCGACGCGTACGCGCCACGCGTGATGATCGCGAAGGGCGATCAGGTCATGCGCGTCGTGGGAGCCGTGCTCCCCGCGTGGGTCTTCACGCAGCTGCTCGCGTTCCTGGTCAAAGCGCCGGTGCCGTTCGACAGCCGGCTCGTCGTGGGTCTCACGCTCCCCGCGACGCTTCTGGGCGTGTGCGCGCTCCGGCTTGGAGCGCTGCGGCCGCTGGCCCGCCGGATCTACCCGCGGCTCGCGCGCGGGCCGGTGCTGGTGCTGGGCGACACCGAGCGCGCCCACCGGATCGCCGCGAACGTGGCGGAGCGCGACGAGCGCCGCCGCGGCGTCTCGCTCCGACCTCTCTCGGCCGTGACTCCCGAGACCGCCGCCCGGATGATCGAGGAACGGGGCTTCGGCGAGGTCGTGATCGAGCCGAACGGCCGCGGACTCGACGAGGTGCTGGACGTGGCGTTCGCGTGCCTCGACGCGCGCGCGGACGTGCGCGTGGTGTCGCCCCGCTTCCAGATCGTGATCGGCCGGTCCGCGATCGGCGATTTCGACGGGATTCCCGTCTTGAGGTTCCGGCGTCACGACCTCGCCGGCCCCGAGTCGGTGGTGAAGCGCCTCGTGGACGTGGTGGGCTCGGCCGCCGGGCTCGTGGTCCTTTCGCCGTTGCTCCTCGCGATCGCGCTCGCGGTCCGCCTGTCGTCCCCGGGCCCGGTGCTCTTCCGCCAGGAGCGCGTGGGGCGGCGCGGACGCCGGTTCACGATGCTCAAGTTCCGCACGATGGAGCACGGCAACGATCCGAGGATCCATCAGGAGTATCTTCGCGATCTGATCCGCTCGGGGGCCGCCGCGGACACGTCCGAGGACGGCGCCAAGATCTACAAGCTGACGCGCGATCCGCGCGTGACGCGCGTGGGGGCATGGCTTCGCGCGCTGTCGCTGGACGAGCTGCCGCAGCTCTGGAACGTGCTGCGCGGCGAGATGAGCCTGGTGGGTCCGCGGCCGTGTGTCTCGTACGAGTGGGACCTGTACCGGCCCTGGCAGCGCCGGAGGCTCGACGTGCTGCCGGGATGCACGGGTCTGTGGCAGGTCAC comes from Candidatus Eisenbacteria bacterium and encodes:
- a CDS encoding DegT/DnrJ/EryC1/StrS family aminotransferase; the encoded protein is MGVPFVDLKAQYRAIQDEIDTAIRQVIESASFVLGPAVERFESDFASYLGVDHVVATNNGTTALQLALLALGIRSGDEVIVPAHTFIATAEAVVHVGAVPVFVDVLEDTGNLDPDRLADAATSRTRAIIPVHLYGQPADLDPILEFARGRGISVLEDACQAHGATYHGRRVGSFGVASCFSFYPGKNLGAYGEGGAVATDDPHLAARVRRLRDHGQTQRYEHAEVGYNARMEGIQGAVLAVKLRHLDDWNEARRACAARYSDALAGVPGLRVPGVAPDREHVFHLYVLRTEERDALREHLTGLGIQTGLHYPIPLHLQAAFSNGRDHTGEYPAAERWARTGLSLPLFAELTGEQVAEVIQGVKSFGLVAAPQANNG
- a CDS encoding sugar transferase; its protein translation is MILGAIALDLVALSAGILLPSLLRFTPEALLASLDTVAGRAMIVLTPLLWVAALSARDAYAPRVMIAKGDQVMRVVGAVLPAWVFTQLLAFLVKAPVPFDSRLVVGLTLPATLLGVCALRLGALRPLARRIYPRLARGPVLVLGDTERAHRIAANVAERDERRRGVSLRPLSAVTPETAARMIEERGFGEVVIEPNGRGLDEVLDVAFACLDARADVRVVSPRFQIVIGRSAIGDFDGIPVLRFRRHDLAGPESVVKRLVDVVGSAAGLVVLSPLLLAIALAVRLSSPGPVLFRQERVGRRGRRFTMLKFRTMEHGNDPRIHQEYLRDLIRSGAAADTSEDGAKIYKLTRDPRVTRVGAWLRALSLDELPQLWNVLRGEMSLVGPRPCVSYEWDLYRPWQRRRLDVLPGCTGLWQVTARSHVGFEEMVILDLHYAHHGSVASDLWLIVQTLPAMLRGRGGY